The segment ccatactagacaatgagataagaccggccggtcctaaggtacaggtatcatacaatgtagccttgcaaactacaaagtattcaatgatcctgataataataaaatctcaatcgattgtatcatgtctagaacgcgatagaacgcgatggaacattatataaggtgtcgacacatacacacactcataagtgataaagagaaagcacttgagcataagagatatgcgaggatcactaacccacgtaagagtactcatcatagagaaatgaatgggacgtggagttatagtaaagaatgtatatgatgggcgtattggccaaatacataagatagacgccatctaaccagtgaacagatgagtcttgtgaggaaaagaaaatcgtgagctgtagaacatgaaagtacagacaagtggtcgtacatgttgctacataaagcattcaaaaggaatggcttgatcacacaaggatactcacagggactaaggaacaaggaaataaattcctaggtggtgaatgctactacccaatatcgaaattaataaagatttgGACATCTAAggaagatgtagtagacattggatatatcactggatataaaggtaacataagataccttgagaaatgagaaagaagttctcatagaacaacatcgttcctgcgttgttcatggactgaaatgcagctgcatgcgtgtatgtacacacgatatgataagactaagtgatgcttagtagaaagttctataagaacgtttcagatcagtccatatagtagtcaatatattccttgtgtttatacttaaagaaaggatgattaagatgattgattcttggaaaggctatgaagagactacgatgatctatagtagagatcattagccgtatatgaatgttgggatctatgatccaacataccaagaatagattgatcaaatggtctgagaatccatcagattcacgaccaaagggaaccataccgactaggatcatgtccgacctagttcgaccttaatcatcattggtcccgaccaatccatcccgtccagcttgttccgaccagtttctctaggtcttaaatccgacctaaaccatccaagtgagaggaacgtcctattgaccaaaaagtggtttagttttgattaaacttcaaactataacacaatagccacttcatgaacagaccgtggacatatactaaaagttcataaagagttttggtcaaaggatatgaataagatatatagtggacaagaacataatccggatggattatggatgatgtcatgatccggacagatcatggacatacaaagacattcatggtcgaatttatctaagagagataaaccatatgatccgaatggaccatgaatatcatgaaagcattttgttgatgcatgttaccagtccgatccacacagtgctaagtcccaaaccggctatgttttcacatatggaggcacgaccatttcatggagatcagtcaagcagactatatcagccacatcatccaatcactcggatatattggcgatccatgaagcaagcagagagtgtgtctggttgagactcatgacacaccatattcggacagcatgtgggatcacggatggtaaagacgagccgaccgttctttacgaagacaatgcggcctgcatagctcagctcaaagatggttacatcaagggtgacaagactaagcatgttctccccaagttcttcttcacccacgatcttcagaaagaaggagaggtcaaggtcctctaagtcagatccagcgagaactcagccgacctcttcactaaggcattaccaacatgcacgctcaggaagcttatgcagcagattggtatgcgatcactgagaagcctttagtgatgttcacttcaggggaagtaatgcggctgtactctttttcctatccatggcttcccatttttaccacattgggtttttgggtttaccatggaaaggttttaacgaggcagtattccaaacgcattacaaactctagacggttatggcattacaatctcggtttttaacgagatagCATCTTACACGCATAATAGACATCAAGGgaaagtgttatgaatattgtgtgatgtctactatgtaatgttctagatttacttgttccctactccaagttacttgttcactactccaagttattagactttgtctctaagttatgtaatcctatataaggaactcattactcatggaataataacaattcattcatctctaagtcatacgactctctctctatctctctctctctttagttcgatctattctaagacaagaacactaggattagaacaaactatactatttttaatcataattagtatgataaaaaaattaattattttcttgattCAAAAGTAAGGAATATAGTTCAAAACAGATCATTTCTAGCATATGGATCATTTAGGGATGTTCAATCcgaaaaaatttaatttactaaaactgaatcaaaccaaaatagagaaaattgttttgatttgataGCACTGAATCAACTGGATTAAtgctatttataaaaaaactgcattaaataaatattgtttgNNNNNNNNNNNNNNNNNNNNNNNNNNNNNNNNNNNNNNNNNNNNNNNNNNNNNNNNNNNNNNNNNNNNNNNNNNNNNNNNNNNNNNNNNNNNNNNNNNNNatttttaaatagataaaacaatattataCCATTAAACCCTCGTACCAGAAgcattaaaaatatgaataacatATAGAGTCGTGGAGATTTAGTACCCCTTGTGTTTCTCCATTCTTCATCCCGTGATAACAAGGTACCACTTGACCGTCTTGGTCGTAGTCGATGTCCATACTCCTTATATGAGTTTCAGTAAAAGTAACATGCACTGCTCTTACGCCATCGTAATTAGGACCATCATCCCAATATACGCCTCCTGGGCCACCTTGGAGTTCCGATCTGGTAGGAGCAGTCTTTAAATATGCTCCAAGAGAGCGGAGGTTATGCCCCGCAGATCCATGGAAGCCAGTAATGATTTTTCCACTGACTCCAAGTGAAAATTTAGTACCTTTTTGATATCCAATAAATTCTGAAGTCTTGAGGTTGGTTTTAAATTGGAGTGCCTGCATCACACCTGTCTTTTCGTTATAGTAACCTTCAACCGATGCAATTTGTTCGTAGTTGTCATTGGCAAGCTCTAACTGCAAACAAAAAATGGCGAGTaataagttttattataaaataacatgcAAGTGTTTTGTTTGTTGCATTACATCtgatggtttgtttttttttttttttgtcgggtttattatgctattagaaacAACGAGAAACATTACATAGATGATATTACAGCTGACCATTCTACCTGCCTTATAAGAATTCATGTCTGACTGCATCACCCTGAGCCGCCCTATGAGATCCATTCCTGACAGTATTCCGTGCGCCATGCTAAAGATCCCTTGTAAGACTTGTCTccaatattctgcataattcgCCTTCTCCGGGAATTGAAACCCAGACCTCATGGTGTAGAAATTGCGTCGCCTGGGATTCGAACCCCAGACttgggtgtagaagcctttaaaccttgacCACTAGGCCGCGGTGCTTCCACTCtgatggtttgttttctatAGTGAtatttgttatcaaatattgtgtattataaaattcaatatgttttcaaaaacatacCGTCTGTGTAAAACCATCGGCCAAACCACCATGAATCGTTGCATTTATGGAGTTTCCGTTCTTCACATAGTCGAATTTGATGTAGTGAATGCCTTCATGACCACCTCGTATATAAACCTTTGCTACATTGTCATGGTCAGTGCCGTCCCTAACATTTCAGTGGCTTAAAGCATTTTAGATATATGTGGccttgtattttaaatatttaactaaatatttttgtttatagtGTTTAATTAATTGAATacatttttgaaacaaaaaacactataaaatatttgaatcatCCTTAAAAAGATGTTGATTCTACTTATACCCTATTTGGTaatgttattttttgtaaatttaatagttttgataaaagaaaatatttgggTTCAAGCTTTAAAAGCATGAGCTAAACAAGACGTTGAccttttaaagtttttattaattttggtaTGATAATATACTactagatatttttaaaatggttgtaaattttaaaagtatatacaaACGATTTagtcaaactaaaaaaaatacaaagaaaaaaatgaaatattaagaGGAGAACAAAAGATATATGGTTGAACAGAGTGAAAAAAGTAGTATAAAACAATggtaaatcaaaacaattttttttgataaaatctcTATTACCTTCCAAAAAAGAACATGTTTACAACTAAGAAGTCAAGTAACTTGAcctaaatatataacatatgtggCCTCATTTCTCCTTTATTATTTGGTGGCCTAAAGCTTATGCTTCACCAGCATTAAGCAAGGGACGGACCTGGTCATGGTCGGGTCCATCATCCCAAAGTTTACCGCCCTTCCCACCAATTGCTTCCAACTTTTGGGCCATTGTGAAC is part of the Raphanus sativus cultivar WK10039 chromosome 5, ASM80110v3, whole genome shotgun sequence genome and harbors:
- the LOC108862076 gene encoding jacalin-related lectin 8-like isoform X1, with product MLIFYLILLILSSAILDSSGFTMAQKLEAIGGKGGKLWDDGPDHDQVPKVYIRGGHEGIHYIKFDYVKNGNSINATIHGGLADGFTQTLELANDNYEQIASVEGYYNEKTGVMQALQFKTNLKTSEFIGYQKGTKFSLGVSGKIITGFHGSAGHNLRSLGAYLKTAPTRSELQGGPGGVYWDDGPNYDGVRAVHVTFTETHIRSMDIDYDQDGQVVPCYHGMKNGETQGFAVDFPNEYMTSVEGTYNHIHEGNYLVLTSLTFKTSKGRTSQTFGLITGTKFVLESQGNAIIGFHGRDGGSFDAIGVYFAPVVPS
- the LOC108862076 gene encoding jacalin-related lectin 8-like isoform X2 codes for the protein MLIFYLILLILSSAILDSSGFTMAQKLEAIGGKGGKLWDDGPHDNVAKVYIRGGHEGIHYIKFDYVKNGNSINATIHGGLADGFTQTLELANDNYEQIASVEGYYNEKTGVMQALQFKTNLKTSEFIGYQKGTKFSLGVSGKIITGFHGSAGHNLRSLGAYLKTAPTRSELQGGPGGVYWDDGPNYDGVRAVHVTFTETHIRSMDIDYDQDGQVVPCYHGMKNGETQGFAVDFPNEYMTSVEGTYNHIHEGNYLVLTSLTFKTSKGRTSQTFGLITGTKFVLESQGNAIIGFHGRDGGSFDAIGVYFAPVVPS